The following proteins are encoded in a genomic region of Jaculus jaculus isolate mJacJac1 chromosome 13, mJacJac1.mat.Y.cur, whole genome shotgun sequence:
- the LOC123453237 gene encoding uncharacterized protein LOC123453237 — protein MEGRLCFDTETGGEDDGKWEELAAEIHAPPEKEADALGPGFLIQQDANKLCHTPAATDGAGIPETNYRSRLVSLVAATRCSWVPVEAQALRILQPQGAAHPSQSVRDAKLTALCGALSEPVVRAQETAQQEDGCAASLRAPPIPFQNPGPSCLPLWGPWSPQVHAPVLEPGGAPSACPIPPVLKSSTTRSSHHLPCGRHPACRPSPNAADGLRATGPFQNHIPPKTSGILSVAPTFLRLRPLCQGHSPASTSSALQFRTLLASLRPGPPLGAPTRPQHLPARGPTHPWTQKARFRSWIRRCRNPCADLLLPRFLAVPLHPCRQKYRPRRCSGRRLLRGLSGSSAKTRD, from the exons ATGGAAGGCAGGCTCTGTTTTGACACAGAGACTGGGGGAGAGGACGATGGGAAATGGGAAGAGCTGGCAGCCGAGATTCATGCACCTCCAGAGAAGGAAGCGGACGCACTAGGGCCGG GCTTCCTGATCCAGCAAGACGCGAACAAGTTATGCCACACTCCCGCCGCCACAGACGGAGCTGGTATCCCTGAAACC AATTACAGGTCGAGGCTAGTTTCACTCGTGGCCGCTACAAGGTGCTCCTGGGTACCAGTGGAGGCCCAGGCGCTGCGCATCTTACAGCCCCAAGGAGCCGCCCACCCTTCCCAGAGCGTCCGCGATGCCAAGCTGACAGCCCTATGCGGAGCCCTGTCTGAACCAGTGGTTCGCGCCCAAG AAACCGCGCAACAAGAAGACGGGTGCGCAGCGTCCTTGAGGGCGCCGCCCATCCCCTTCCAGAATCCCGGCCCGTCCTGCCTGCCGCTGTGGGGTCCTTGG AGCCCCCAGGTCCATGCCCCTGTCCTGGAGCCTGGAGGGGCTCCCTCGGCTTgccccatccctccagtcctgaagAGCAGCACCACCCGGTCCTCACATCACCTTCCCTGTGGGCGTCACCCCGCCTGCCGCCCCTCTCCGAATGCAGCTGATGGCCTGAGGGCCACGGGGCCATTCCAGAATCACATCCCGCCCAAGACCAGTGGCATCCTTTCAGTGGCACCGACTTTCCTTAGACTGAGGCCGCTGTGTCAGGGGCACTCCCCAGCCTCCACGAGCTCGGCGCTGCAGTTCCGCACCCTTCTCGCCTCCCTTCGCCCTGGCCCACCTCTGGGTGCGCCCACCCGCCCTCAGCACCTTCCAGCCCGCGGACCCACCCACCCTTGGACCCAGAAGGCACGGTTCCGCAGCTGGATCAGACGCTGTCGCAATCCGTGTGCTGACCTCCTGCTTCCCCGCTTCCTCGCGGTTCCACTCCATCCCTGTCGGCAGAAATACCGACCCCGGCGCTGCAGCGGGCGCCGCCTCCTGCGGGGTCTTTCTGGCAGTTCAGCCAAAACCCGGGACTGA